TAATGCATAACCTCACCAGACAGGGCATGTAGATGAGGCTCCACCTTgacatcatggcacacttctGTCATCAAACTAGCAGTCAAATCTTGTACTTCATTGTGTTGGATAGTTAGAAAAGCACCATGCGGGCAGCTAAGGGCATGGGACAAGGTAAAATCCTTACCACACACACAGCGCGATGGTAACAATGATGGTGTAAATCCATAGCATAAACAGACGGCGTCAATGAATTCACCCTTATGAAGGGTAAAACCATACTGCTCCAATGGAAGTGCAGACAGCCGGGAAGAGGCCCCTCTCTCCATGCAGCACTCAACAGCCCAGCGCAAAGGTGAAGGGCAATTAGAGATGGTTGATTGCAGCTGGGCAGACAAAGACTGTTCTCTAAGGGCAGAAAGATGGCAAAAGAAGTCATTCTGATGATCTGGACGCAAGGCTGATTTATGGGCTAAGACTAAATCAACAATGCCCTGCAAAAGTGCTCTGGAAAAACTATACTTTTCCTCAGAAGCTGACATAGGATTACTGATCCCAAAACCACCAAATGCACAAAAAAGGAAAACAACTCATGTTCGATGTCACTAACAACGTGGGGAGCCAACTTTAGAAGTAGATGTTTACACACAGCTGATTGAAAGCAAAGCTGAGATACCTGAATTGGTGTGAAAATAGTAGTTCCATTTAGAAACATATCCATGAGTGAATGCAGAATATGAGGCATGAGGCTGGGTATTGGCAAAAGATGACAAATGTGACACCCCAGCAATCCATTCACTGACACATTGTTGAGTAAGGTCATTGATAAAGGAGATGGAACCTAAAGCTGCACCCAAATAATTACGACCTACTGAAGTGATCTGAACACCAGTCCCTGCAAAAACACACTGAGCTAACTGCAAATATCCttccttaatagagcagtcaggtatactctaatagaacatgcatgtaaatatatccatgtccatatgaagtttttcagacattctaacattaaatgcaaaacttagcatgactttatactgctatagctttggtgtgcagtgtttaaagatatagagctccagtagtttatcacttgtgttatgcaaaatgaattcatgctatgcatatttgtatagttatattgttttgtttgtaagtcattccatttgtatcagtggattcatggctcttataccacagtgagataactatcacttacagattattagtgtgtgtctctatgtgttatgctgtctgtttccactaggtggctttatctagtactaccttcatcgcggggcacttatatgcatcacaattaatgtacttttgcataaaatatagcaatttgctgagttttgattcattaaaatattgaaagtctctcagcggctgggggctgcgcccccagacccctgcttctggtaacttaATGCTGttctggaaccccccttcaaaaaaatcctggctacgcccctgctgcAATGGGACAGTCATTGAGAATGGCTTCTACTTCAACTACAGTGATCTGCAAGGCAATTAGGGAGATGAATGTCCTCCCAAGTACCTTCTTTGGCGTGGTCTTAGTAAGCCCAATGAGCAATTCCCAAAACCTACCATGCCACGGTGCCCTTTTGAGTATGAATTGCCAGACTGTTCCTCACTTGTTCAGATATTCATTTAGGGTAGGAGAGTTAAGCATCCTCTCATTCTCTTTGGCAGCTGATTGAAAGGTGGAAGTATTATCTGAAATCATCAATTGAGGAAGGGACTTGCGGCCAACAAACCTACGGAATGCCTGAAGGAACTTCTCAATTAAATCTGTTACAACTTCTAAGTGTACAGCTATTGTGTTGGCACAAGTGAACAGGCATatataccagcgttgaaaccgggtcgggtcatccgggtcacattttctctgggtcatctgggtctgacccggattggatcacgtgagaaacgaaattgttcgtttgacgacgtggaaacttataaacgctatcgcgtaactctttcgtgagccacgcccacttatcgcattaccaacatacgctcagccacgctcatttgttagtaagtgtagtatgtagcacgaaattgagggtatctatggtgagggatagctattgtcagtagttgaagacccttttttttttttttttttttttttggtcttcaacctacagctaggctgaagttgcaatatttactcaacacgaatcgaacactcaaaatgtagactcgttcgctcgctcgagactagccgaaacacgtctcggctttaattaatctgggtcaatccgggtcacatccgggtcaaatccgggtcagtgggtcatccgggtcagcagtagtgacccggtttcaacgttgatataTACACCTTCTGTTCCCCTCCCAAATCACGCACAAACAAAGCTCCTGTAAAATCGACACCAGTTACGTGAAATGGTGCAGCACAGTGTTTGAGACTTGGGAAGTGGAGGTGCTTCTGGCACAGAGTATGGTCTTCCTGAGACTTTTCAACAAATTACACACTTCCTTAACAAGTTCCTCACAGTTTGACGAATTCTTGGTATCCAGTACCTTTGTTGTAGAGCTGTGATGACACTGTTTACTCCACCATGAAGTTGGTTGACATGGGTCATGATAATGATTAAGTTTGCCAATGGCAGGAGGTATGGAAATTTCGACAACTCACAGAGTGGTGCATTATGAATTCTGCCACCACATCGAAGGAAGCCATTGTCCAGGAATAAGCGGAGCTGTCTTAAAAGTGGAAAATGCTTTGCAGACTTTGATGTCTGACTTCTCGGTGAAAGTAAGTCTGCTGACCATTCTTGATCCATTTAGTAAAGCATTGTTGATCTCTTGAACGGTTAGTGCACCAACCGAGTGAGCATTTTGATGTTTCATGTTGTGAGTGAATCTTAGAAGGTAAGCTGTAACTCGTAACAATCTCATCAATGAGCTGAAATTAGAAATCTCTAGAATCTTGTGCAGACCTGTCTGTGGTTGACATTGCATGGTTCATTAGCATCATCAGTTAACTCTGTTTGTAAACGCAGAATTTCAGTTTGCTTCCATTGTGGCCATTTAGACTTCCCAGTAATCCAAGAGGGACCCTGTACCCAAAGAGGATCATTGAGTACATCACTGTCCATTCCCCTTGTCAATAAATCTGCTGGATTGTCTCCAGTTGGACGGTAGTTCCACACTGTGGATAGACATTAAGGTCTGAATAATTTCCTGTATACGGTGGGAAACAAACTGTAGCTTCTGTTTCTTCTGGCTGCCTATCCAATGGAGCACAATCTGACTATCAGACCACAAGTGAACAGGCGTGTGAGGATAAAAACTATTTAGTGATTCAGTTACAAACTTTGTAAGCCTTGTAGCAACCAGTGCAGCCATAAGTTCAAGCTTATGCAGTGTAAGTTTGCTGAGTGGAGCAACACATATCTTGGCTATGACAAATGACACTTCATTGGCTTGTTGGATGTAGATTACTGCTCCATATGCCTTTAAACTAGCATCTGCAAAGCCATGGATTTCTTGAGCTTGAGTGTTGCAGTCATCATCGTCAACAGTAAAATAGCGTCTTGAGATAGAACCATGGACTGCCTTCTGTAGGTTGTCAGCAATGTTGTTCCACTGTTCTCTTATAGATGGTTCTAAAGGCTCATCCCACCAAACATTCATTTTAATTACCAGAGTTGCTCCATCAACAGTTTAGCACGGACACTAACTGGAGACAAGAAACCAATTGGATCGAAAATTCTAGATGAAAACATTTCTCTCAGTAACTGCAGAGTcagtattgtacagtacaatagtactgtatagtaggggcaTCGAAGGCATGGGGGcgatctgtgatataatattattattgggggtacaggtaagaaggcaaagcctgtaaaaacctgatctaaacaatcaaactactactacaaaaataactatacaatatcataatggtaatcataataaaatctatctaggtgtgtcttaaacaaataaCATTAACTGAATCATGTGGGAGTCCATTCTTATCATTTTTGCCGTAAGTCATGaaattctttgcccttggggtgtaaattactaatggACAAGTGATTCATAGAATTTCTTGGTTAATATAAATATGAGCTTCATGTAGTTCCTACAGCAGTGGCTTCCTCCCTGGGGGTTGAATAACCAATCGGCTTACCCACATCTATAGCTAGTCCTGGAACCATAGCCTTTAGAATTACAGCCGTCTAGTTCATGCAGTTCAGGAACCATGACATTGAGAATTACTCTTCAATTTCTAGAACAACACTTATTTCAACTTAAGTATTACCAAGAGCCCATAATATATTATGGACACTCACTATTAAGTTTTATATGCTaggtttaattgtttcatgtatgtagctacgtaGTGTTCTGtgatacagtgcattttgtgtatcacgtatcaccatcaataaattgtttgatacgatactgtatcacgatactataTTGAAGTGGTCATAGCTAGCTATGACTGGCATATTAGTAACAATATCCAACCTTATAGAGCcaacactgattctacattcactgtgtatacaaatgtCTTCTTCAAGTTATTCAGTGAATGTTGATAAACTACAGTGTTATACtgatgtgacaaatagctagtgtgttctgatat
The Dysidea avara chromosome 7, odDysAvar1.4, whole genome shotgun sequence genome window above contains:
- the LOC136261197 gene encoding uncharacterized protein — its product is MNVWWDEPLEPSIREQWNNIADNLQKAVHGSISRRYFTVDDDDCNTQAQEIHGFADASLKAYGAVIYIQQANEVSFVIAKICVAPLSKLTLHKLELMAALVATRLTKFVTESLNSFYPHTPVHLWSDSQIVLHWIGSQKKQKLQFVSHRIQEIIQTLMSIHSVELPSNWRQSSRFIDKGNGQ